The Methanosarcina acetivorans C2A genome includes the window TGTTGTGATCGGGAAGGTAGAGTATCTTAATTATAACGAGGATTCAATACCTTGGGGAAATAAATTATACATATACAAGCCTTTCGTGTACAAAAGACGAAGTTTTGAATACGAACATGAAATTCGGGCCATCGTTTTTGTTCGTAATGAAGAAAAACGAAATAACAAATGGAATTTACGTTCCGGTTTCTCTAGATATATTAATTGAAAAAATATTTGTTTCTCCTAAGGCACCTAAATGGTTTTTAGACTTGGTGAGATCAATCTCAATAAAATACGGACTGGATAAAGAAGTAATTCAATCGGATCTATATAATGGACCATTATATTGATAATTTCTAATTCTGTGTCTCTTTGATTTTTTCTTGGTTTAGGGATATTTGTTGTCAGACCTCTCTCCTTCGTCGAGCGTGGCAAGAACGACATAAAACAGCGAATGACGTTTTATGGGTCAGAAATATCTAGAATTTAGTCCTCTTGAGCGCAGTGAAAAGGACCTCGTGCTGTTGCACTTGCAGTGCAACTCCCAGGAAATCTCCGATTTCCTGTGATCCCGAAGCGAAACTCGGGCGGGATAGATTTTAATTGAAAAAAACGAGATATATCACATGCACACTGTGGGAGAAAGGGAAGATCTGTTTCGCAAAATTTCTTCCTTTTTAAAACAATATGGGGCAAGTAAAGTATCTGTTTTTGGGTCTTACGTTAGGGGAGAAGAGAAACCAAAAAGCGACATTGCCATCCTGGTTGAGTTTGCCGAACGGAAAAGCCTGCTCACTCTGGTGAATATAGAACTGGAGCTTTCTGACTACCTGGGTATAAAAGTCGACTTACTTACTGAGAAATCGATAAGTCCTTACCTGATTGATGAAATTAAAAAAGAAGCCAGAGTGATCTCTGAATGAACAAATATAAAAATTGCTCACATGCTACATATAATCAATAGCTTTTGAATAGCTTTTGAATAGCTTTTGAATAGCTTCTGAATGGCCCCCAATCAGAAATTGAGCACGTAAATTACCTGCTGACCGATTTTCCCATTTTATTTCAGGAGTTTTTTGTCAAGCATATCCTGGATGTCACGATTTGCAGTGGACTGACTGACATCACATATTTCCTGATACTCATTGCTTGTGATCTTACCATTTTCTTTTAAATATTCAATCGCCTTTACCTGCCGGCTGCTCAACCCTATCTGTCCGAATTTTTCTTTCATCGAACGGTCGCTGCTCAGCTTCAGGACCGTTTTTTCGACTCTTGAGATTTCCACGGCAATGCCGAAAAGGAAATATTCGAACCATTCGGTCAAATCTCTGTCCCCGGCATCCGCACTTGAAAGGGCGGAGTAATAAGAGGGCCGGTCTTTGTTGTAGTGCTCCTCAAGAGCGAAAAACCGCTTGGTATCAAAGCCTCTCTTTGTCAGGATCAGGCTGGCAAGAGCCCTCGCGGTTCTCCCGTTTCCGTCAACGAAGGGGTGGATTCTGGCAAGTTCCTGATGAGCAACTCCTGCCTACACGGCGGGCATGAGGTCAAGGGCATCTTCGCTGTTAAGCCACTCGACAAGGGCTTTTGCCAGGGCAGGGACTTCAGCAGGTCCCGGAGGGTATAGGTGACTTTCCAGGTTTTCGGGTCTCCGACAACGACCTGCACTTTCCGGTAGTTGCCGGCAGAATCATCAGGAAGGATATTTTTTGCCGTGAGCCTGTGGATTTCCAGGAGAAACTCTTCGGTTATGAGTCCGTTTTCAGGTAAGGAATCGATATATTTCAGTACATCCACATAATTCTGGACTTCCTTTTTGTTCTTTTCGTGGGCAAGGACCTCTTTTCCCTCTATAATAAGCTCAACTTCCTCAAGAGTCAGGGGGTTTCCCTCGATACTTGTCGTGTGGTGGGTCTGCTTTATAAGGGCTTCTCGCTGGAGCTGTTTTTCCCATGCCGGAATCAGAGGGCTGTTTATGATGACTTCCCTGGCAGCCTGGATCCTTGCAAGCAGGCGCATGATTTTGTTTGTGTACTTGAAATTTGGCTGAAACATCCGTTTATCCGCCTTTCCATCCATTATTAAAAGAGTTACTCCTTTTGTTATTAACTTAGCAGGAATTTGTTTCCGCACTCATTGCGGACATTTCCATAAAATTGCTGCAAAAGACGAAACTGCATTCAGTACCCGGGAATCATAAGTTCCATTTCAAGGGAGTCTGCTATGCTAGTATTCAAAAACATCTTCTATCGACAGCTCTGCCAGTTTCAGCACATCTTCTTTAAAGGCGAAAAGGTTCTCAAAAACAGCTGAATTTTGACCTCTCAGGAGTTCCTGCTTTACTCTTTTGCCCACGATATCATCGCTCCCTCGTATCAGCCTGAGGACAACCGAGCCGGGAAAGATTTTTGTCTCGCAGGTGACGTTATCGCAGTCCCCGTCAGTGATCCCAATGATCGGGATTCCGAGCCGGCAGAGGATATCGCCCGCTATGGCTGTGGTATCGTCTCCGACGGTGACTGCAAGTTCCGCTCCGGAGGCCAGTTCATAGGAATTTTCGGCGGCGTGGTCTATCAGCACGACTTTTCCTGTCCCGGGCCCGGAATGAGAACTCGCTTTTCGGGCGCTGGCATTTTCCTTTCGGGCAGCCGGGTGGAAGGAACTGCTTCTTCGGATCTCCCCGCTTTTTACCCAGGCTCCGGCAAGGTCAACTGGATCCATTTTTTCGTAATTATGGAGTTTTTCGAGGCCGTGCTCCTTTATTTCTCCGCCTTCGATTGCGGTAACGAAGCCGTTTTCAGTAACTATTCTGACCCCGGAAGAGAGGGCTTTTCCGATCACGATTCCATTCACAAGGATGTTTTCTCCGGGAAAAACTCCAGAGATTTCGCGGATAGTTCGGGTTTTGCCGGTTTGGGGGCAGGTTTCCAGGCAAACCGAATCTTGAAAGGGGAGAGGGGTTTCGGCAGGCAGCCCGAAGATTTCGGAGATTTTTTCCAGATGAGATACGGCTTTTTTATTGAGGGGGATCAATTTCCCGCCTGCACAGTCTGGGCTTTCGATCTGGATAAGGGATTTCTTTTCAGGCTCTTTGAGGTGCGAGGTGACCATTGCTCCGAACACTTTGCCCGTTTCGACTGTTTTTCCTCTGTTCAGGAGGCAGACAAGGTCTGAGCTTTCAAAAAAGGATTCGATGCAGGCGCTCGGCTTCAGGTGCCGGCTTATGTCTATAACATGTTCAAGTCCTGCGTCAAGGACGGCTGTCTTTCCCATGGCTCCGCCAAGTTCTGCTTTTACTTCACCAAGGCAAGAAAGTTTTTGCAGGACTATTTCCGCTTCTTTCGAATCAATTACTTCGGGGCCGTGGATTACGAGGCCGATCTTCATTTTCATCCGGTTACACTCAAGCATTCTCACTTGATTACACTTAAGGGCACATATTAATGTTACCCTGTATTCATCTCCAGGTGTGCTTCTGATATCAGTCGGAACAGTGTGTTGTGTAATAATTATCCGTTTATTATAGAAAATTACATTACGCATTGTTACGTTCTGACAAAAAGATAAGGACAAGAGGCAAATAGATGGCTGACTTAAAAATAACCTGGCTTGGGCATGCTGCTTTTTTGCTCGAAGCCGAAAAAAAATTGCTGATCGACCCGTTTATTTCCGAAAACCCGAAAGCTCCCTGTACCCCCGAGGAGCTGAATCCCGATATCATAGCTGTGACTCACGGGCACCGCGACCATCTGGGAGATACCATCGAGATCGGAGCCCGGACAGGCTGCCGGATCATCTCGATCCATGAGGTTGCAAATTATATCAAGTCAAAAGGAGTCTTTGCCGAAGGCATGAACAAAGGCGGGACCGTTGACCTCGAAGGCGTCACTTTGACAATGACTCAGGCGCTTCATTCCTCTTCGATTGATGCTTCTGGCTTCAGTTTCGACGGAGGCAGCCCGGCAGGGTTTGTGATAGGCATTGGTGGGCATTCAATTTATCATGCCGGAGATACGGGGATTTTCGGGGACATGCAGCTTATCGGAGAACTCTACGAACCCGAAATCGCCCTGCTGCCCATAGGAAGTCGGTTTACTATGGGGATAAAGGAGGCCGTAAAGGCCGTGGAACTCATTGAGCCTCAGATTGTTGTGCCGATGCATTATAACACCTTTGATGTCATCAAACAGGACCCTGAAGTTTTCAGAAAAGCCGTTGAAGCGAAAGTTGATACGAAAGTAATTATTCTGGACCCTGGAGAATCTATAGAGCTTTGATTTTTCAGATTCCGGTTTGTTTAGTTAAAAAAATAGAAAGTAAATTAGATCGGATACATCTGAATTTTTAGCCCTCTTTTTTCAGGGCTTCAATTCTTAATATCCTGTTCTCAAATCCTGTTCTCAAATCCTGTTCTCAAATCCCGCTCTCAAATTGCTCTCAGATTCCCAGCTTCTTTCTCTTTTCCATGATGTGCTGCTCTATCCCATCAACTGCCTTTACTGCATCTTTTTCCACATTCAGGACCCCGCCCGTAACTTCCCGGCAGTCTTCCGTAAGCAGTTTGACCAGGTCAGGGGCTCCGGTGACGGTCGGGACAGGGTTCACATAAGTGTAGAGCCCCAGGGCCAGGGCAAAGATGGCGTCGATCGTAGCTTTTTGCTCCATGTATTCGGGAGCCGCGGCAGCAATCGGGAGATCAGGGATAGGGACTCCCATGACTGCGGAGATGGCTCCGAGAAAGTCTGCAAGCCTTCCGGTATCGGTACAGGTCCCGTAGCTGAGTACGGGCGGGACTCCAAGGGCTTCACATACGGCTTTCAAGCTGTCTCCTGCAAACTCTCTGGTTTCGGGGGAGCAGAGGCCTGCCACCTGCATAGCTCCGTTCCCGCAGCCCAGGGAGAGGACAAGGATATTCCTTTTGATCAGTTCTTTTACCACGGCAACGCTGTGCACATCCTGCCCGTAGTCTCTTAATGTAGTGCAGGAGACCATCCCGACCACTCCCTTAATCGCACCGCTTTTTATAGCATCAAGGAGCGGGTCAAGGGTCCCTCCAAGGGCATCAAGTATGCTCTCTGTTGAAAAACCGACGACTGCTTCTTTTACCGGAAGATTTAATACGGGTTCTCCCGAGTTTTTTCGGTTTTTGAAGTTTTCGACTGCCATATTCAGGAGTTTTGCTGCCTGTCTTCCAGCCTCCACAGGGTTATAGTTCAGACGCTCGGTGATGTCTTCAAATGCTATGAGTTCGCTTACGGGCATGAGTTTGAACCCGTATTTTTCGGCATAGAGAGGGGCTACCGGAAGCGAGCAGTTCATATCTGCGGCAAAAAGGTCCACACTCCCGCTTGCAAGCACCGCCTCCTGGGAAATCCAGTTGCCGGTAAAACCGTAGAAAGCGTCATCTTCTTCCCACCTCTGAATCATCTCCTGCCCGGTTTCTATGCTGGCAATGACCCTCAGGCCTTTTGCTCCGGCTGCTTTTGCTTTTTCCTGCCATTCGGGCTTTCTTGCAAGCTGGACCATGGCAAAGCCCAGGAAAGGTTCGTGCCCGTTCGGAAGCACGTTTACATATTCGGGGTCAAGCACCCCGAGGTCGACCCTCATCGTATGAGGTTTTGGGATTCCGAAAAGGATATCCTGACAGTATTCGTTTACGATCTGGCTCTGGTATGCCATTGCAATCCCGAGGCGCATAGCTTTCAGGGCCAGGCTGGCATAGTATCCGTCAACGTTTGTCAGGCAGGAGCTTGTTGAAAGCATCATCTCCCCGTAAATCCCGCCTGGGAATATATCCAGCTCTTCCCACCTTTTCTTCCTTTCAGGAGGGGCAAGGATCTCAACAATCCTGCTTGGTTCGTATGCAGGCCTGTTAAAATCCTTTTCCACAAATTCGCATAGGTAAAGGGCAATTTCGGAATCACTTCCGAGGGTTTCTATCCCGAGTCTGCCTGCAAATGTCCTCAGTTTCTCAGGTTCTCTGATGCTGTAAGGGGTTTTTCCCTTTGCGGTTTCTCTTAAAGTCCGGATGGTCTGGTCGGTATGGTAGTGGTAGGTCGAAGCCCCCATTACATTTCTGAGAAGCATCATCCGCATTGCCATCCCGTCTGCGGTGATTCCGCATACTCCTCTTTTGTCCTTTGCAGCATCCGAACGGCAGGGGCCATTGGAACAGAGGTCGCAGCGGGCTCCTGCCATACAGAAAGTACATCTCCTGTCCGGAACTCCGCCTATTCCCTGAGCTTCATAACGATCCCATACATTTGTCATATTATCTTTCTTTATCCGCTCATACATTTTTTGAACGGACTCGTGATAGGAAATTCTTTCTTTATCCATGGTTGTTACTCCCCGATTAACTGCTACTCCTTTCTCCTTCTTTTCCCCGTGTCAGGAGATCCCTTCCAGGCTGTACCGTATGAATAGTTTTTTACGAAGCAGATCTCCATCAGTAAGCCTGTTTGCGGGTATCAATAATATCGGTGCAGGAATTATTTACAATTAATTCAAGGCACAGTAGCTGGCAGAAAATTACTCTGACTGTTGGAATATAGAGTGTGTTGACTCTATGATGCATTACTGCATTTGAGAAAAGAGAATGGAAAAAAGACTAACCTAAAAGGGCACAATAATAACAGAAATACATGGAAGGTACGGTAATAAGAAAAAAGATAACGTAGAGGCACAGTGATAAAAGAAAAGCTAACATGGAAGGCACAAACAGACACAAAGAAGTACCTGCCTTCTTTTTTGTGCCTCTGCGGTTAGACTTCTGGTTGGAATTCTATACTTCACTCAACTCTGTTTACTCAACCCCGTTTATATATACCTTATAATTGTGGCTGTCTTCAACCCAAAAATTAATTGACCTGTCCTGTTCGGTTTCATAGTCAAGATACTTTTCGAGTGTAGTGTCATAGACCTGTGTGTCGTTTCCTGCAGGAATGTTTATGTTTACAAGAGCCTTGAAACCATTTGTATGTGCGTCGAACGAAAGCAGGTTCTCGTCGTACTGCAGGTTTTCAAAGCTTGCATAGTATGTATTGCGGCTTATCTGGTTATATTCATAAAATGGCACTATGGTCATGTTGTTTGCGTAGTAGTTATCCACCCATTCCCGGAACTTCGAGCGACTGATTGAGTATTTTATTGCAGGTTCCACATCGAGCTGATGGGAGAACACCGGATAGGACATGCCTGCTTTTGACGCTGGCTCCCACCATTCCCATGTATCATCGTACAGGTTTCCTACTTCCTTTTCTGCGTGAATTGCTGCATCTCCGTTTCTCCAGGTCATCTTCAGGTTTTCATATGCATAGATCGCATGCGTAAGGTTATCCCGGTTTCTCAGGCAGCAGCAGCTTGTAGGTGGCTGGCCTATTTTTTCATACACATATGAGTATTCTTCATCCATAACTCTGTATGCTTCTTCAAGTGGAAGGCTGTTTAACTCCTTTGTATAATGTATGCCAACTTCCCAGGAATCGTTAACAACCAGATCGCGCAGATAAGCTATGTATGTATCATTTGCCTTCTCACACATTCCCTCATCAAACCACATCGTACCTCTATATCCTTTACTGCTCAGGTACTCAATTCCTTCTCCGGTCGTGTTCAATGGCAAAGGTCCGTCAAGCCCGAATGGGATTAGCTTCTTGTCCCCGATTGCGGTTATAAGTTTTCTCTCTGCGGTCTGGTTGATGCTGTAAATGTCAACGTCAAAATAGGTTCCTTCTCCAAGGATAAACGCAGTGAACTTGATATACCCGTTTGAAAAATCGATATAGGGCAGCTGTTGCCTGCCAAGGTTATAGAACGGGGTAACTATGGAACTGCCGTCCTTTGTGTAAATGGTGTTTGTTTTATTGATGCCGTCAAAGATTACTTTGAAATTTGCTTTTTCTGATGCATCGCCAAGAATAATTTTTTGGTATTTGAGCTTTCCTGAAGAGCCTCTATAATAGCTTTTAAGTAAAGTCTGTCCCTCTCTTTCCTGAATTATCAGTCTTGAACCGGGGCTATTCAGTTCAATAAAGCTCTGTGGATCATCCGCATATACATCCATCGAGATCTCATAGGCACATTTTACCATTGGTGCGAGCTTGCATATGTACAGGGCTCCGGCCTGTCTTGGCTCCTCAAGATAGTGAATTATGGGGACAGAGGTACATTGACAAAAAGTGAAAATATCCAGGTTACTTCTGTAATGCCTCAGGTATTCGTTGATTCCAAAACAAGAGATAAGGTCCATATCTGGAAGCAAACTGCATGGAATTAGAGGAGAGTCTCTTATATTCGTATACCTCAATCCTTTTGAAGTGTTATTGAAACACACTTCCGATTCCTGGGTTGCATATATTGTGGAGTATATTTTATCGTAAGGTTTTTCTTTCTGAACCCTTGCGATGAAAACATTAGCTGGAAGATTATTTGTTTCGGAGTAGTTCTGTGAAAACAGGATTATACTGCCCTGATTAATATTCTCAACTGTTTTTGAATTCTCCGTAGCCGGGGTTGCGTATGCACCTCCTATCCACAGGTAACTTGATATCAGCAGCACGAATATAACCATTTTTAGACGACTTAAATTTTTCACTAAATCACCAAAATTAATTTACATTTATCCCTACACTCATCTGTAACTTTTATAGCTTTGATTAACAGGCTTTTGAAATATCTTCTACAAGCTCTTTGCATATCTTTTTTTGAAGACTTGTTAGGGATTTTCCAGGTCCTGTTGATGCATATGAATTCTTTCATTTTCCGAAATTTCTATATTCCGGGAAAAATTCCAACCTATCTACTACCACCTGTAAATTAATGTTTTGTTTTCGTGTTATATTCTTAAAAAGGTCCGATTTTATTGCCTGGATTTATAACGATTATTTATATACTGAAAAATACTCAAAAAGGTATTAAAGGGAGTTAAGTTTGAACCTGCAGAATATTTCTGCCTTTTATATTTTACATAATTTTATTACCTGAAAGTGTCCCTAATGTTGCGGAATTTTACGAGTTCCATCCTTTTTGAGCAATAATATGGCTCCCCGCATCTGGACAAAAAAATCTGGTCGAACATCAGGGCTATTGGAACAGCCACTAAAAATCTGGATCATGTTTCATGAACATTCTTTTAACTTTTTTGAACATTTTTTGAACATTTTTTGAACATTTTTTGAACATTTTTTGAACATTTTTTGAACATTTTTTGAACATTTTTTGAACATCTTTTAAACATTTTTTGAACATTTTTTAAACATTTTTTAAACATTTTTTGAACATTTTTTGAATATTTTTTGAACATTTTTTGAACATTTTTTGAACATTTTTTTGAATTTCCCAATAACGGTCCGAAATTGGAATTTTAAGCGCAGATTTAAAAGTGCTTAAAACATAGTTTCACTATTGTTTACCTATACGGTTTTATATCATCAATACGAACTCACCGGCATGAACATGATGACAAATATAAAAAAGATCCCACTTGCTTTCGGAAGTGGAGTTTTCGAGCTGAATATCCCGGAGAAAAACATTTCCACCCTTATTTTGCCTTCGGAACCTGAAAAACAGGAAAATGGGGCCCTTTTAATTCGGAAAACTCTTGAAAATCCCATAAACAGCAAGAGACTTTCCGAGATTGTAAACCCGGAATCCCGGATTGCTATTATCGTAAGCGATGTTACGAGGCCCACTCCTACGGCAAAAATTCTTCCTCTTCTCTTTGAAGAGCTGTATCTGGGAGGGGCGAAAGATGAGAACATCACGATTATCTTTGCTCTCGGGCTTCACCGCCAGCAGACTGAGGAGGAGTGCAGAAAGCTTCTGGGGAACGAAATTTCCAAAAATATCCGTTTTGTCCAGCACGACAGGGAAAGATGCGCGCATATAGGAGAGACAAGTTTTGGGACTCCGGTTGAAGTTTTTGAAGAGGTTTTGGACGCAGACCTGATTATTAGCACAGGGACTGTTGAATTTCATTATTACGCAGGATATGGTGGGGGAGGAAAGTCTATCCTTCCGGGGGTCAGTTCGGAAAAAGCCGTACTTTCATTTCACAGCCATTATAGCAAACTCTTCGAAGGTGAACCCCTTTCGGGTAGGATCGACAGCCCTGCGAGGAAGGATATCGAAGAAGCCGCAGGACTTGCAGGGCTTCAATTTATCCTGAACGTGGTAATCAATAGCAGAAAAGAAATCGTTGCTGCCGTTGCCGGAGATTTCATCCAGGCTCACAGGGAAGGGGCAAAATATGTAGATTCCATATACAAAATAAAGGTTGAACCTGCAGATGCAGTCATCGTTTCCTGCGGCGGCTTCCCTAAAGACATCAACCTCTACCAGGCAACAAAGGCTCTGGAAAATGCCATCCCTGCTGTAAAAGCAGGAGGCTCAATCGTACTCGTGGCCGAATGTGCGGAAGGAATCGGAAACCAGGTCTATGAGTGCTGGAATAAGGAGTGCAGGAGCCCTGATGATGCTATAGAACGCTTCAAGCAATTCTTCGAGTTTGGGGGGCATAAAAGTGCAATAGTTGCAAAGGCTGCAAAACAGTTCAAGCTCTATATCGTTTCAAAACTTTCCGAGGAGGAAAGCAGAAGAGCTTTTTTCATTCCTGCAAAAAGCGTACAGGAAGCCCTTGAAGCTATTCTTGCCGAAAATCCTGATGCAAAAATTCACGTGATGCCTGATGGAGGATGGACCCTGCCTGTCCGGAAATAAGCGAGATGGTAAGTAAGCCCGTTAACGGAAATGAAAATAGTAAAAGAGAATTTCGGACATCTATTTATCCATTGTTTACCTATACGGTTTTATACCATCAATACGAACTCACCGGCATGAACATGACGACAAATATAAAAAAGATTCCACTTGCTTTCGGAAGTGGGGTTTTTGAGCTGAATATCCCGGAGAAAAACATCTCCAGCCTTATCCTGCCTTCGGAACCTGAAAAAAAAGAGGATGGGGCTCTTTTAATCCGGAAAGCTCTTGAAAACCCCATAAACAGCAAGAGACTTTCCGAGATTGTAAACCCGGAATCCCGGATTGCTATTATCGTAAGCGATGTTACGAGGCCCACTCCTACGGCAAAAATTCTTCCTCCTCTCCTTGACGAGCTTTATCTGGGGGGAGCAAGGGATAAGAACATCATGATTATCTTTGCTCTCGGGCTTCACCGCCAGCAGACTGAAGAAGAGTCAAAGAAACTTGTCGGGGAGGACATCTACAAAAAAATACGGTGCATCCAGCACGACACTTCCAGATGCAGGCGTATCGGGGTAACCAGCAGGGGCACACCTGTTGATATCTTCGAAGAAGTGCTTGATTCCGATTTTGTTATCGGGACCGGGGGAATTGAGTTCCATTACTATGCAGGGTACAGCGGGGGAGCAAAGTCTATCCTTCCCGGCGTAAGCTCTGAGGAAGCTGTGCTCACCAACCACAAAATGATGATAGAAGAAAATGCGGTTTCCGGAAGAGTGGACAGCCCTGTCCGGCAGGATATGGAAGAAGCCGCAAAGATCTTTGGCCTTAAATTTATTCTTAATGTTGTGCTTGACAGCAAAAAAGGGATAGTTGCTGCCGTTGCCGGAGATTTTACCGAAGCCCACAGGAAAGGGGTCGAGGTTGTGGACGCTATGTATAAGGTTCCCGTAGAGCCTGCGGATGCCGTTGTCGTTTCCTGTGGTGGCTATCCCAAGGATATCAACCTCTACCAGGCAAATAAAGCCCTTGACAATGCAACCCAGGCCGTAAAAGATGGCGGCTCAATCATCCTCGTAGCCGAATGCTCCGAAGGAATAGGTAACCAGGTCTATGAGTGCTGGAACAGGGAATGTAAATCTCCGGACGATGCAATAGAGCGCTTTAAACACTGCTTCGAGTTCGGAGGGCACAAGAGTGCAATTGTTGCAATAGCCGCAAAGAAGTTCAAACTTTACCTTGTCTCGGAGCTCCCGGAAGATAAAGCCAGAACCGCCTTCTTCACTCCTATGGCAAGTGTGCAGGAAGCCCTTTCTGCAGTCCTCTCGGAAAACCCTGATTCAAAGATCCACCTTATGCCTCACGGTGGGCAGACTCTACCTGTCAGAAAAGAAAATTAAAAGCCTCTACAAAACCTGTATCTCTGTATCAACAAGATCTCTCGAAACAGGGCCTTTTTCCTTTTATTCTTTTTATTTTCGGTATTGTTAATTAAATATAGATAACTCTTTATTTCTGTTTTTCATCAATAGAAGAGCAGAGTACTTTAGCATTTCAAGACTCTTCGTATAACACTTTGTCTTTCGTCTCAACCTTGCCAGAAAGTGCCTTAGTATGCCGTTATATCCTTCAACTGTATACGTTTCTGCTTTGGATTGAGTATGAATATTTTCAGGAATAAACTCTGCATATGCCCTCCAGTGATCAGTCATCACCTCTCCAATCTCTTTCTTCTTTAATTTTTCCCAGAGTAGTTGTCCAGTTTTCGTTCCTCTGCTACCAAAAGAGCAGTTGATGAACTTTTTCCCAACTCTATCAACAGCAATCCAGATCCAGCAATATTTTTTTTGTTACTGATGTAAGTGTGCATCTCATCCAGTTCAACAATAGATATCTCATTTTCGCTTTTTAGCTCCTCTATCTCCTGACCAAATTTCTTTATCCATTTTTGGACAGAAACATGACTTACCCCTAAAAATCGTCCTATTGAGCGAAATCCTAATCCTTCAAGATAAAGTTGCAAAGCCTGTCTCTTAACTAAAGGAGAACTAGCAGTTGATTTTAGCTCGACTGAATAGTTATATCCACAATCGTGGCATTTGTAGCGTTGACGTCCACAAACTATACCGTTTTTTGTGTGATTGGAACTTTTGCATCTTGGGCAGTTCATGCAGAAATATAGGTTTTCATAATATATAACTATAATTAACTACCAATACCTTATTTTCTTTATCTTCGTCCTTCTTTTTTCTCAATTGATTACTACTTTTCATCCCCGAATTGCGTCTCGGCAGAGTTGCGGCTCTGCAGTGCGCTGTCCGTTTCGCTCCACTTCGTTTCGCTCAAGTGGACTAATTGATGGGCTTTTACAGGTAGTTTCGCTCAAGTAGACCAATTATGGTTTAAGAAGTGAGCTGAGCTCAAGCAGACTCATTTTTGGCAAAAATCGGGAGTTGAGCTCAAGCGGGCTACTTAGTGAGTTTTTACAGTTAGTTTCATTAAAGAGGACTATTTTATGATTAGAAACAGGCGCTTCACTCAGCCGAACTAAATTAATATTTCTTCCCCATACAATGTTACTCGCTGTATTTTATCGGTCTTGTCCCGCTCGACGCAGGAGAGCGGTCTTTCCCGCAAAAAAGAAAAGAAAAAGATGAAAGGAAATTAAAAGCTATTGCGGACGCTTGTAAACAGGGAAGAGGCCAAACAGATAAAGCCGGTATAATTTTCGGTCTTTATTTCTCTTTCATATCCTTTTTCCTTTTGGGAAGGGCCGCCAGACAGGCTGGTGGAGGTGCTTATATTTACCCGTGAATTTAAAAATGATTTTTGGGCTCAAGAAAAGTATTCTCTCATTCTAGGAGGCATTTCTTTAATTTAGTCAGAGGTCATTTCTTTAATTTTATTGTATCTCTTAATTGCGGCGCTGACTTTCAAATTGTTATTTCTCTAACCGGCAGGCGGGACCAGGTATCGTGGGGCGAGAAGGGGGTACTGAAAAATCTACTTTGGGATTCCGGAATATCAATCAGTTGATCAGGGACAACCAAAACGAGAAGAAATAGAAAAGAGGTG containing:
- the larA gene encoding nickel-dependent lactate racemase, which codes for MMTNIKKIPLAFGSGVFELNIPEKNISTLILPSEPEKQENGALLIRKTLENPINSKRLSEIVNPESRIAIIVSDVTRPTPTAKILPLLFEELYLGGAKDENITIIFALGLHRQQTEEECRKLLGNEISKNIRFVQHDRERCAHIGETSFGTPVEVFEEVLDADLIISTGTVEFHYYAGYGGGGKSILPGVSSEKAVLSFHSHYSKLFEGEPLSGRIDSPARKDIEEAAGLAGLQFILNVVINSRKEIVAAVAGDFIQAHREGAKYVDSIYKIKVEPADAVIVSCGGFPKDINLYQATKALENAIPAVKAGGSIVLVAECAEGIGNQVYECWNKECRSPDDAIERFKQFFEFGGHKSAIVAKAAKQFKLYIVSKLSEEESRRAFFIPAKSVQEALEAILAENPDAKIHVMPDGGWTLPVRK
- the larA gene encoding nickel-dependent lactate racemase translates to MTTNIKKIPLAFGSGVFELNIPEKNISSLILPSEPEKKEDGALLIRKALENPINSKRLSEIVNPESRIAIIVSDVTRPTPTAKILPPLLDELYLGGARDKNIMIIFALGLHRQQTEEESKKLVGEDIYKKIRCIQHDTSRCRRIGVTSRGTPVDIFEEVLDSDFVIGTGGIEFHYYAGYSGGAKSILPGVSSEEAVLTNHKMMIEENAVSGRVDSPVRQDMEEAAKIFGLKFILNVVLDSKKGIVAAVAGDFTEAHRKGVEVVDAMYKVPVEPADAVVVSCGGYPKDINLYQANKALDNATQAVKDGGSIILVAECSEGIGNQVYECWNRECKSPDDAIERFKHCFEFGGHKSAIVAIAAKKFKLYLVSELPEDKARTAFFTPMASVQEALSAVLSENPDSKIHLMPHGGQTLPVRKEN
- a CDS encoding IS1-like element ISMac16 family transposase (programmed frameshift), producing the protein MNCPRCKSSNHTKNGIVCGRQRYKCHDCGYNYSVELKSTASSPLVKRQALQLYLEGLGFRSIGRFLGVSHVSVQKWIKKFGQEIEELKSENEISIVELDEMHTYISNKKYCWIWIAVDRVGKKFINCSFGSRGTKTGQLLWEKLKKKEIGEVMTDHWRAYAEFIPENIHTQSKAETYTVEGYNGILRHFLARLRRKTKCYTKSLEMLKYSALLLMKNRNKELSIFN